In one window of Nicotiana tabacum cultivar K326 chromosome 12, ASM71507v2, whole genome shotgun sequence DNA:
- the LOC107817595 gene encoding uncharacterized protein LOC107817595, with protein MSETTETSPAIITTGDLQNVQAAYRLNGQNFLKWSQFVRTFLRGKGKLSHLLGTGPSKEDPKFEAWDEQDSMVMSWLWNSMIPEISDTVMFLSTAKEIWEAIQQTYSKVNDAARIYELKTKVTSMKQGARSVTEYANLLQGLWQEIDHYQCIQMRCPEDAVTLKRFIEREHTYDFLAGLNVELDRVRVQVLGKEELPSLNEAVSIVRAEEGRRSVMLDTQAGEGSALVAKGAGQKENGMLQSSDNSTKPTNASKPINRDSLYCTYCKKHRHTRERCWKLNGKPQNNNHTGETGLCC; from the coding sequence ATGTCTGAAACAACTGAGACCAGTCCAGCTATCATCACAACCGGTGATTTGCAAAATGTCCAGGCAGCTTACCGGTTGAACGGACAAAATTTTCTGAAATGGTCACAGTTCGTTCGGACATTCCTGAGAGGCAAAGGGAAGCTAAGTCATCTGCTGGGTACAGGTCCGTCTAAGGAAGATCCCAAGTTTGAAGCCTGGGATGAGCAAGACTCAATGGTCATGTCTTGGCTCTGGAATTCAATGATTCCAGAAATAAGTGATACAGTGATGTTTCTTAGTACGgctaaggagatatgggaagcAATCCAACAAACCTACTCAAAGGTAAATGATGCAGCCCGAATCTATGAACTCAAAACGAAGGTTACATCCATGAAGCAAGGGGCACGATCGGTCACTGAATATGCCAATCTCTTGCAGGGACTGTGGCAAGAGATTGATCACTACCAATGCATTCAGATGCGATGTCCAGAAGATGCAGTAACCTTGAAGCGCTTTATAGAAAGGGAACACACATATGACTTCCTTGCTGGACTTAATGTTGAACTTGATCGAGTAAGGGTACAAGTATTGGGAAAAGAGGAACTTCCATCACTGAATGAAGCAGTTTCAATAGTACGGGCTGAAGAAGGGCGTAGGAGTGTTATGCTTGACACTCAAGCTGGAGAAGGATCAGCACTTGTTGCAAAGGGGGCTGGGCAGAAGGAGAATGGCATGCTACAGTCATCAGACAATTCTACCAAGCCAACAAATGCTTCAAAACCGATCAATAGAGATTCTCTCTATTGCACCTACTGTAAGAAGCATCGCCACACAAGAGAGAGGTGCTGGAAGCTTAATGGCAAACCACAGAACAATAACCATACGGGCGAGACAGGCTTATGTTGCTAG